From Flavobacterium lipolyticum, one genomic window encodes:
- a CDS encoding amidohydrolase family protein: MENNYKNAHTHIFTMNNAPKNFLELYMPPFLAKGVDNFTNTNLGAWLIRQLASSNKGMAKRYATFLQIGKSKYQTDIFEDLMSRYPNETFQFITLCQNLEYLGVGRSVSGFEGQIEEVIDIKRKYPTNILPFFGLDPRWKSSGDEIQKTVERYFETKIEVGGTYVYPFQGLKMYPSTGHYAFDTKLRKTMEWAADNGVPIMTHTYYLGGIFNYDKNYIIRNLNPVDPYTGNVYGVPKFIEEKGGFFGNLFNGQTRTSCRSSCSYFLEPHSYESMLNTIKDLKICFAHFGGVKQIQVIQKNNTENNQINPYGVLRKNWFSQIQNLMSQHPNVYTDISYDVAECLLKENNALYKVFFDEANKPYGNQILFGTDYFMTEKDSLEQVAVQGFRNYASDKILNSGNSLWDQMAKNNINTYLKSKYYP, from the coding sequence ATGGAAAATAATTACAAAAATGCTCATACGCACATATTCACCATGAATAATGCGCCAAAAAACTTTCTGGAATTGTATATGCCTCCATTTTTGGCTAAAGGAGTTGATAATTTTACGAACACCAACCTTGGAGCATGGCTAATTAGACAATTGGCAAGCAGTAATAAAGGAATGGCCAAAAGATATGCTACCTTTCTTCAAATCGGTAAAAGTAAATATCAAACCGATATTTTTGAAGATTTAATGTCCCGATACCCTAACGAAACATTTCAGTTTATTACGCTATGTCAAAACTTGGAATATTTAGGTGTTGGCAGATCTGTTAGCGGTTTTGAAGGGCAAATAGAGGAAGTGATTGATATCAAAAGAAAATACCCTACCAATATTCTGCCTTTTTTCGGACTTGATCCAAGATGGAAAAGCAGTGGAGATGAAATTCAGAAAACAGTAGAGCGTTATTTCGAAACTAAAATTGAAGTAGGCGGAACGTATGTATATCCGTTTCAGGGACTAAAAATGTATCCAAGTACCGGACATTATGCCTTTGACACAAAACTTAGAAAGACGATGGAATGGGCTGCCGACAATGGTGTTCCGATAATGACACACACCTATTATCTGGGTGGAATTTTTAACTATGATAAGAATTACATTATACGAAATTTAAATCCTGTTGATCCCTATACCGGAAATGTGTACGGAGTACCTAAATTTATTGAGGAGAAAGGAGGTTTCTTTGGAAATCTCTTTAACGGCCAAACACGGACTAGTTGTAGAAGCAGCTGCTCTTATTTTCTCGAGCCACATTCGTATGAGTCTATGCTGAATACCATTAAAGACCTTAAAATATGTTTTGCACATTTTGGTGGAGTGAAGCAAATACAAGTAATACAAAAGAATAATACAGAGAACAATCAAATCAATCCTTACGGGGTGTTAAGAAAGAACTGGTTCAGTCAGATACAAAATCTGATGTCTCAACATCCAAACGTTTACACAGACATATCGTATGATGTCGCCGAATGTCTTCTAAAAGAAAATAATGCGCTTTATAAAGTGTTTTTTGATGAGGCTAATAAACCCTATGGCAATCAAATATTGTTCGGTACCGATTATTTCATGACGGAGAAAGACAGTTTGGAACAAGTTGCGGTGCAGGGATTTAGAAATTATGCTTCAGATAAGATACTTAACAGCGGAAACTCTTTATGGGATCAAATGGCAAAGAATAATATTAATACTTATTTGAAGAGTAAGTATTATCCTTAA
- a CDS encoding S8 family serine peptidase has protein sequence MKNLYKIMLLCVCGATYAQTQNDIAKIRSGSNVSELQSLSQRYQTEADQKKQRISNLVKTNGWRTSFSNKNGTTSELVDVSADGKTPIYFATENVNAAKSTRANYLNSGGGLGLNLNGQNMTAYVWDGGATLPTHNEFGGRVSINDGVTAIVAGSNNSQHANHVTGTIVAAGTVAASKGMAFQGNARTNEWTNDLSEATTAAANGMLISNHSYGWATRNSAGTVLIAPWQFGAYQTTARDWDNLMFNAPYYLQVKSAGNDGGDNTANTSPLGGFTAYDKLTGFSTSKNNLVIANANDAVISSTGALTSVTISGSSSQGPTDDLRIKPDLAGNGASVYSTATLTNPVTPLTNSSYGNASGTSMAAPNVTGTLLLLQQHYKNLTGNFMRAATLKGLALHTADDAGAVGPDAIFGWGLLNAKFAAETITKNGTASIVQESTLVNGGTYTLSVTSDGVNPLIASISWTDPAGVAYSGSTPNIGTAKLINDLDIRVTNGAGTNFPYRLLTATTNGLGDNTRDPFERIRIVGAAGTYTITVTHKGSLVNGSQNFSTVVTGITVPDLYIKDRPFDVGLQPNPDSGPMWISDDIWVRQTIDGGTTHENPEFKLSSPNGVYVKVYNKGTVPSASGKVKLYFAKASSGLTWPTNFVNFYVGPVLHGDYIGEVAIPAIAAGGNATVVIPWYPPNPADFTYDVHHFCLAARIESSEDPMFNEQTNVGIGVNTKNNNNIAWKNLSVYNLNTTDFVPPTAVFIRGIRSKNINVRFIDRGFNEQLKNNFFDLGGTVEATLDPKLFERAQANGSLKGVQILDKNKILITSREASIANLPIDIDETFGITFDFKVAKDFPVEEQITLDLVQEDAKSGELEGGERFALVKAKPNTKAGATSLVEAPESRLVAIYPNPTNGIFKIAVNSEEQGTLKITSIFNTVVFEEKTNKQKEFSVNISKQVPGIYIVQFISEKGKVVTRKIIKN, from the coding sequence ATGAAAAATTTATACAAAATTATGTTGCTGTGTGTCTGTGGAGCTACTTACGCACAAACCCAGAATGATATTGCAAAAATTAGGTCCGGAAGTAACGTGTCTGAACTACAGTCTCTGAGTCAGAGATACCAAACCGAGGCGGACCAGAAGAAACAAAGAATCAGTAATCTTGTGAAAACTAATGGCTGGCGCACTTCATTTAGTAATAAAAATGGAACCACGAGCGAATTAGTAGATGTAAGTGCCGATGGTAAAACGCCTATTTATTTTGCTACCGAAAATGTAAATGCCGCAAAATCCACACGGGCAAATTACTTGAATTCCGGTGGTGGTTTAGGACTGAATCTTAACGGACAAAACATGACGGCTTATGTTTGGGATGGCGGTGCTACACTTCCTACTCACAATGAGTTTGGCGGAAGAGTGTCCATTAATGATGGGGTTACTGCTATTGTTGCCGGAAGCAACAACAGTCAGCACGCCAATCACGTAACAGGTACTATTGTTGCGGCAGGTACTGTAGCGGCATCCAAAGGAATGGCCTTTCAGGGAAATGCCAGAACGAACGAATGGACTAACGATTTGTCTGAAGCCACTACAGCAGCGGCAAACGGAATGCTGATCTCCAATCATTCTTATGGATGGGCTACAAGAAATTCTGCTGGAACAGTTCTGATCGCTCCGTGGCAGTTTGGGGCTTATCAAACTACTGCCAGAGACTGGGACAATCTGATGTTTAATGCTCCTTACTACCTGCAGGTGAAATCAGCCGGAAATGACGGTGGTGATAACACCGCAAATACAAGTCCGTTAGGTGGTTTTACCGCTTATGATAAACTTACAGGATTTTCGACTTCTAAAAACAATCTGGTGATTGCTAATGCCAATGATGCTGTGATAAGTTCAACAGGAGCTTTAACCAGTGTTACCATTAGCGGCTCCAGTAGTCAGGGACCTACAGACGATTTGAGAATCAAACCGGATCTTGCCGGAAACGGAGCCTCTGTTTATTCGACAGCCACACTTACAAATCCGGTAACACCATTAACCAATAGCAGTTATGGTAATGCCAGCGGAACTTCAATGGCAGCTCCAAACGTAACCGGAACACTACTTTTGCTACAACAACATTATAAAAATCTGACCGGAAACTTTATGCGTGCTGCTACTCTAAAAGGATTGGCATTGCATACAGCCGACGATGCGGGAGCTGTTGGACCTGATGCAATTTTTGGATGGGGTTTACTGAATGCAAAATTTGCTGCGGAAACCATTACAAAAAACGGAACAGCGTCTATTGTTCAGGAAAGTACACTGGTGAATGGGGGTACTTATACATTGTCGGTAACTTCAGACGGAGTTAATCCGTTAATTGCTTCTATTTCATGGACAGATCCAGCCGGTGTTGCTTATTCAGGAAGTACACCAAATATTGGTACAGCAAAATTGATAAACGATTTAGACATTCGTGTGACTAATGGGGCAGGAACTAATTTTCCATACCGATTGCTTACTGCAACAACAAACGGATTGGGTGACAATACCAGAGACCCTTTTGAGCGCATCAGAATTGTTGGCGCAGCTGGAACGTATACCATAACCGTAACTCATAAAGGAAGTTTGGTAAATGGAAGTCAGAATTTTTCAACAGTGGTAACCGGAATTACCGTACCGGATCTTTACATCAAAGACAGACCGTTTGATGTGGGATTACAGCCAAATCCGGATTCAGGACCTATGTGGATCAGTGATGATATTTGGGTAAGACAAACGATTGACGGAGGAACTACTCATGAAAATCCTGAGTTTAAATTAAGCTCTCCAAACGGAGTGTACGTTAAGGTGTACAACAAAGGAACAGTTCCTAGTGCATCCGGAAAAGTGAAACTGTATTTTGCAAAAGCTTCTTCAGGATTAACATGGCCTACCAACTTTGTTAATTTTTATGTTGGACCTGTATTGCATGGTGATTATATCGGAGAGGTAGCTATCCCGGCAATTGCTGCAGGTGGAAATGCTACGGTGGTTATCCCTTGGTATCCGCCAAATCCTGCTGATTTCACTTACGATGTACACCATTTTTGTTTAGCGGCAAGAATAGAATCATCAGAAGATCCTATGTTTAATGAACAAACTAATGTGGGTATAGGTGTAAACACCAAAAACAACAACAATATAGCCTGGAAAAATTTAAGTGTTTACAACCTGAACACGACAGATTTTGTTCCTCCAACTGCAGTATTCATCAGAGGAATCAGATCTAAAAATATCAACGTGAGATTTATAGACAGAGGATTTAACGAACAGTTGAAGAATAATTTCTTTGATTTGGGCGGTACAGTTGAAGCTACACTGGATCCAAAACTATTTGAAAGAGCGCAGGCCAATGGAAGTCTGAAAGGTGTACAGATTTTAGATAAAAATAAAATCCTTATTACTTCCAGAGAGGCATCTATTGCAAACCTGCCTATTGATATCGATGAAACTTTCGGAATCACATTTGATTTCAAAGTGGCAAAAGATTTCCCTGTTGAAGAGCAAATTACCTTAGACCTTGTTCAGGAAGATGCTAAAAGCGGAGAACTTGAAGGAGGAGAGCGTTTTGCACTGGTAAAAGCTAAACCGAATACTAAAGCCGGCGCTACGTCACTTGTTGAAGCTCCTGAATCCCGTTTGGTTGCCATCTATCCAAATCCAACAAACGGTATATTTAAAATAGCCGTAAATAGTGAGGAGCAGGGAACATTAAAAATAACAAGCATTTTCAATACGGTTGTTTTTGAAGAAAAAACAAATAAACAAAAAGAATTTAGTGTAAATATCTCCAAACAAGTTCCGGGAATTTACATCGTTCAGTTTATTTCTGAAAAAGGAAAAGTAGTGACTAGAAAAATAATTAAAAACTAA